The following coding sequences lie in one Glycine max cultivar Williams 82 chromosome 19, Glycine_max_v4.0, whole genome shotgun sequence genomic window:
- the LOC113000471 gene encoding uncharacterized protein codes for MSVIELCVEVDVAGASAINLKNSLLSCGNNMSHNESGSATVGTNSEEDFDDDDYLISNSYAEDSLDEDEDINEMSDTDDEAARLIEPLTVVQSGEGGSQTPFWDSASHYSNINWSYPDQEEICGLDMESNFNMGQELYVGMIKEDPSLKISFIQERINGMFNYNISYRKAWKAKQKAITIEYGDWDESYAILPSWLKHMQNHSPGSYYQICDDDFVVGNTVSREHRQFHRVFWTFGQCKEAFKYCKPVIQVDGTFMYGKYRGTLLIATTQDGNSHVLPLAFAVVEGETLTAWSWFLAHLREHVTDKDGICLISDRHASIKAAVANEALGWQPPHAYHVYCVRHIARYTPCKHIFDRNFDKFCELSPPVKAWIGKISKEKWTMAYDKEGRRYGHMTTNLSECVNKVFKGCRNVPITALVKSTYSRCRKYFVDRGRQAQREIRDGQIYCSHVMKKLRENQEKACSHIVRTYDIQRTIFEVEEAFDPMTQRGGHKWTVNLNEHYCQCGQFTTYHYPCSHIIAACGTVSINFYQYIDVVYTNDYILRAYSAQWWPLGNDDAIVPSDDPWTLVPDPSFIRDKKRKAKINSIKK; via the exons atgtcTGTCATAGAATTATGTGTTGAAGTTGATGTTGCGGGTGCTTCtgcaattaatttgaaaaattcattGTTATCATGCGGAAATAATATGTCTCACAATGAATCGGGTAGTGCAACAGTTGGAACAAATTCagaagaagattttgatgatgatgattatttaatatctaattCATACGCTGAGGACTCATTAGATGAGGATGAGGATATTAATGAAATGTCTGACACAGATGATGAAGCTGCCCGTTTGATCGAACCACTTACAGTTGTGCAATCGGGAGAAG gtggAAGTCAGACTCCATTTTGGGATTCTGCTTCTCACTATAGTAATATTAATTGGAGTTATCCTGACCAAGAAGAAATTTGCGGTTTAGATAtggaatcaaattttaatatgggtcaagaattatatgttg GGATGATCAAAGAAGATCCGTCACTCAAGATTTCTTTTATTCAAGAGAGGATCAATGGAATGTTTAATTACAACATTTCGTACAGGAAAGCGTGGAAGGCAAAGCAAAAGGCAATaacaattgaatatggcgactGGGATGAGTCTTATGCCATTCTTCCGTCATGGCTgaaacacatgcaaaatcattcgcCAGGATCGTATTATCAAATTTGTGATGATGATTTTGTTGTTGGCAATACTGTCAGCCGTGAACACCGACAGTTCCATCGAGTCTTTTGGACCTTCGgtcaatgcaaagaggcttttaaaTATTGCAAACCAGTCATACAAGTTGATGGTACATTCATGTATGGGAAGTATCGCGGTACGCTGTTAATTGCAACAACACAAGATGGAAATAGTCATGTTCTTCCGCTTGCATTCGCTGTTGTTGAGGGGGAAACATTaacagcgtggtcatggtttttggcacacttgcgtgaacatgtCACAGATAAAGATGGTATCTGTCTCATTTCTGATCGTCATGCAAGTATAAAGGCAGCTGTTGCGAATGAAGCACTTGGGTGGCAACCTCCTCATGCGTATCATGTGTATTGCGTGCGCCACATTGCAA GATACACCCCGTGTAAGCATATTTTTgatagaaattttgataaattttgtgaGCTGAGTCCCCCAGTAAAAGCATGGATTGGGAAgatctcaaaagaaaaatggacaATGGCATATGACAAAGAAGGCCGTAGATACGGTCATATGACAACCAATCTATCGGAATGtgtaaataaagtttttaaggGATGTCGCAATGTACCAATAACTGCCCTTGTGAAGTCAACATACAGCAGGTGTCGAAAGTATTTTGTTGATCGTGGTCGTCAAGCACAAAGGGAAATACGCGATGGTCAAATATATTGCTCACACGTCATGAAAAAACTTCGGGAAAATCAAGAAAAGGCTTGTTCTCACATTGTTCGGACATATGATATTCAGAGAACAATATTTGAGGTTGAGGAGGCTTTCGACCCTATGACTCAACGAGGTGGACATAAATGGACAGTTAACTTGAATGAGCACTACTGTCAATGTGGACAATTTACTACTTACCACTATCCGTGCTCTCATATCATTGCTGCGTGTGGTACTGTTAGCATCAACTTCtatcaatatatagatgttgtgtaCACAAATGACTACATATTACGTgcttactccgcacaatggtggcctcttgggaatgacgATGCGATTGTCCCATCTGATGACCCGTGGACACTTGTGCCTGATCCAAGTTTTATTCGTGACAAAAAAAGGAAGGCCAAGATCAACTCGATTAAGAAATGA
- the LOC121174219 gene encoding serine/threonine-protein phosphatase 7 long form homolog, producing the protein MKLAQLKINGALVNAFIERWRPETHTFHLKCGEATITLQDVSVLLGISVDGRPLTDNTNIDWFELCHELLGVMPDDDAVDGNSLLLSWLTSQFANINDFIGNQQGLERFARAWILRFIGGVMFVDKSSKRVPMRYLQFLRDLRECSTYAWGAALLGNLYREMCIATDYHAKSIGGFTLLIQLWAWERCPTLAPSVIPPQQQNAPLAYRWLGGELHHIGNDNLLEFRRKLDVMKRDEFVWVPYAGHVEMNLSQPDRVMRQFGMQQPIPGLVMQPENIHDLTLKGKEGRNWMRLMQPALNEWNSRYERRVEQTPPQTGTLSLNSEYMRWYRRKTKVYVDPKHARRGLLGEIAETLHFMVSPVGRRVCTFDDLLPCIEKITLISEEEDRILEAHQDAPPSQPQFEHQQFNILQRSVETRGLGRRRQTVDAAPYSLPPMPEREHGMYYTPPVFTQEPSQMAPMYSYPHDFQPGYSMTGIFGSSPPSGGTPSFTQNNELPTPNAPLGGPWNVPGNIPDMNDLLGVDLRHDFSAEADEVDERGNLKRRNPDRAARNWDRPCGTSSRHHRHSHD; encoded by the exons ATGAAATTGGCGCAATTGAAGATAAATGGAGCATTAGTTAATGCTTTTATTGAAAGGTGGAGGCCAGAAACACATACATTTCATCTTAAGTGTGGCGAGGCAACTATTACACTTCAAGATGTTTCTGTGCTACTTGGTATTTCTGTTGATGGAAGACCTTTAACCGACAATACAAATATTGATTGGTTTGAGTTGTGCCATGAATTATTGGGTGTCATGCCTGACGATGATGCAGTTGACGGGAACTCACTTTTATTGAGTTGGCTGACTTCTCAATTTGcaaatattaatgatttcaTAGGCAACCAACAAGGGCTTGAAAGATTTGCTCGAGCTTGGATCTTAAGATTCATAGGAGGCGTGATGTTTGTTGATAAAAGCAGCAAAAGGGTGCCAATGAGATATTTGCAATTTTTGAGAGACCTTAGAGAGTGCAGCACttatgcatggggagctgctCTTCTGGGTAACCtttatagagagatgtgcatcGCAACAGACTATCATGCTAAATCAATAGGCGGTTTCACTCTCTTGATTCAGTtatgggcatgggaacgatgccCAACGTTAGCCCCGTCAGTtattcctccacaacaacaaaacgCGCCACTTGCTTACAG ATGGTTAGGAGGTGAATTGCATCACATAGGCAATGACAATTTACTTGAGTTTCGTCGTAAATTAGATGTCATGAAACGCGACGAG TTTGTTTGGGTCCCTTATGCTGGACATGTGGAAATGAATTTGAGTCAA CCGGATAGAGTCATGCGACAgtttggaatgcaacaacctattccgGGCCTAGTAATGCAACCCGAAAACATACATGACTTGACCTTAAagggaaaagaaggaagaaattgGATGCGACTAATGCAACCCGCGCTTAATGAATGGAATAGTCGCTATGAAAGGAGAGTAGAACAAACGCCGCCACAAACAGGGACCCTTAGTCTGAACTCTGAATATATGAGGTGGTACAGGCGTAAGACAAAAGTTTATGTCGACCCAAAACATGCAAGAAGAGGACTATTG gGTGAAATCGCGGAAACACTACATTTTATGGTGTCGCCCGTTGGGAGAAGGGTTTGTACTTTTGATGATTTACTGCCATGTATCGAGAAGATCACTCTTATATCTGAAGAAGAGGATAGGATACTTGAGGCACATCAAGATGCTCCCCCTTCTCAGCCACAATTTGAACATCAGCAGTTTAATATACTACAGCGAAGTGTGGAGACTCGAGGCTTAGGGCGACGTCGGCAAACTGTGGATGCAGCACCGTACAGTTTGCCTCCGATGCCAGAACGAgaacatggaatgtattacacaccGCCGGTATTCACCCAAGAACCATCGCAGATGGCGCCGATGTATTCATACCCACATGATTTCCAACCAGGGTACAGTATGACAGGCATATTTGGATCCTCTCCTCCTTCAGGGGGGACTCCTTCATTCACCCAAAATAATGAACTACCGACCCCAAATGCTCCACTTGGTGGTCCGTGGAATGTACCTGGAAATATACCCGACATGAATGACTTATTGGGGGTCGATTTACGTCATGATTTCTCTGCCGAGGCTGACGAAGTGGATGAAAGGGGGAATCTTAAAAGAAGAAACCCTGATAGGGCAGCTAGGAATTGGGATCGGCCATGTGGGACATCGTCGCGGCATCACAGACATAGTCATGATTGA